A window of the Bacillota bacterium genome harbors these coding sequences:
- the mtnA gene encoding S-methyl-5-thioribose-1-phosphate isomerase, which translates to MGRKKAVVWEDQSLLLLDQRKLPGEVVQVRCTTPEDVARCIKEMVVRGAPAIGIAAAYGLVLAAREGVQRVKDAALLLRQTRPTAVNLFWAIDRMLAATAGCQGEDLYQHLLAEAHGLAQADIQTNQRIGAHGATLVPKGAGILTHCNAGALATVDYGTALGVVRAAHSAGKDITVYACETRPFLQGARLTTWELVEDGIPVTLITDNMAGYLMQKGQVSLVIVGADRIAANGDVANKIGTYGLAVLAQAHGIPFYVAAPTSTIDLTLAGGEEIPIEERPAEEVTHFLGQKVAPRGVAVWNPAFDVTPHHLITGIITEVGVLREPYHKSIKELFAHDRA; encoded by the coding sequence ATGGGGCGGAAAAAGGCGGTAGTCTGGGAGGACCAGAGCCTGTTGCTGTTGGACCAGCGAAAACTTCCCGGGGAGGTGGTGCAGGTACGGTGCACCACGCCGGAGGATGTGGCCCGCTGCATCAAGGAGATGGTGGTGCGGGGGGCTCCGGCCATCGGGATCGCCGCCGCCTACGGACTGGTCCTGGCGGCCCGGGAAGGGGTCCAACGGGTGAAGGACGCGGCTTTGCTCTTGCGACAGACCCGTCCCACCGCGGTGAATCTCTTTTGGGCCATCGATCGGATGCTGGCCGCCACCGCAGGGTGCCAAGGGGAGGATCTGTACCAGCATCTGTTAGCTGAGGCCCACGGGCTTGCCCAGGCGGATATCCAGACCAATCAGCGGATTGGGGCCCACGGTGCAACCCTGGTGCCCAAGGGTGCGGGGATTTTAACCCATTGTAATGCGGGGGCTTTGGCTACTGTGGATTACGGTACAGCCCTGGGGGTGGTCCGGGCGGCCCACAGTGCGGGCAAGGACATTACCGTTTATGCGTGTGAGACCCGGCCCTTCTTGCAGGGGGCCCGTCTGACCACCTGGGAGCTTGTGGAGGACGGAATACCGGTCACCCTCATCACTGACAACATGGCGGGCTACCTGATGCAAAAGGGGCAGGTCTCTTTGGTGATCGTGGGGGCGGACCGCATTGCCGCTAACGGGGATGTGGCCAACAAAATTGGTACCTATGGACTGGCGGTCCTGGCCCAGGCCCATGGGATCCCCTTCTACGTGGCAGCGCCGACATCCACCATCGATCTCACCTTGGCCGGGGGGGAGGAGATCCCCATCGAAGAGCGTCCGGCCGAGGAGGTAACCCACTTCCTCGGTCAGAAAGTGGCCCCCCGGGGTGTGGCGGTGTGGAATCCCGCGTTCGATGTTACCCCCCATCACCTAATTACTGGCATTATTACCGAAGTTGGGGTGTTAAGGGAGCCTTATCACAAGAGTATAAAGGAGTTGTTTGCCCATGACCGCGCTTAA
- a CDS encoding LacI family transcriptional regulator yields the protein MRLTIRDIAKEAGVGLGTVSRVLNNSPHVSPATRAKVLAVIEKYNYRPHAVARSLARRRTNTVGVVVPHFTKRFFIEVLRGIQEPLEQAGRDLILYNVQNRVQKEDIFQRLTYEKPVDGVIIINLRLTDKHCELLQEAGLPVVLVDSERREFTSIVSDNVRGAQIAVTHLINLGHRQIGLVNGLVRYHASRQRFQGYKQALAQHGIPYDANLVVTSEFSREGGYESVKALFARAKPTAIFAASDEQAIGIMDYAREKGIRIPEDVALVGFDDIDLVDFIGLSTMRQSMTEMGAVAAQKLLEMLADSHEREKKPPERIVFCPRLVVRTSCGSRAAPRTP from the coding sequence GTGCGACTGACGATTCGGGATATTGCCAAGGAGGCAGGAGTAGGGCTGGGGACTGTTTCCCGGGTGCTCAATAACAGTCCCCATGTGAGCCCCGCCACCCGGGCCAAGGTCTTGGCGGTGATTGAGAAATACAATTACCGGCCCCACGCGGTGGCCAGGAGCCTGGCTAGAAGACGTACTAACACCGTGGGTGTCGTCGTCCCCCACTTTACCAAACGCTTCTTCATCGAAGTACTCCGGGGGATCCAAGAACCCTTGGAACAGGCCGGTCGGGATCTCATCCTGTATAACGTCCAAAACCGTGTGCAGAAGGAAGACATCTTTCAGCGCCTCACCTACGAGAAGCCGGTAGATGGTGTGATTATCATCAACCTGCGCCTGACGGACAAACACTGTGAGCTGTTGCAGGAGGCAGGGCTACCTGTGGTCCTGGTGGACAGTGAACGCCGGGAGTTTACCTCCATCGTCTCCGACAATGTCCGGGGGGCACAGATCGCGGTGACCCACCTCATCAACCTGGGACATCGCCAGATTGGCTTGGTGAACGGTCTGGTGCGCTACCATGCCAGCCGGCAACGTTTTCAGGGGTACAAGCAAGCCCTAGCCCAACATGGCATTCCCTATGACGCCAATCTGGTGGTCACTTCGGAGTTTTCCCGGGAGGGGGGATATGAGTCGGTCAAAGCCCTGTTTGCCCGCGCCAAGCCCACCGCGATCTTTGCGGCCAGTGACGAGCAAGCCATTGGCATCATGGACTATGCCCGGGAAAAGGGTATCCGTATTCCGGAGGATGTGGCCCTGGTGGGTTTCGATGACATCGATCTCGTCGATTTTATCGGACTTAGCACCATGCGCCAGTCCATGACGGAGATGGGGGCCGTGGCCGCTCAGAAGCTTTTAGAGATGCTAGCCGATTCCCACGAAAGGGAAAAGAAGCCGCCGGAAAGGATCGTGTTTTGTCCCCGGCTGGTGGTCCGTACCTCCTGTGGTAGCCGGGCTGCACCGAGAACACCGTAA
- a CDS encoding YjbQ family protein encodes MHELTLQTTQRTQFIDITREIQNIVTKQGVSTGLCCVFVPHTTAGVTINERCDPDVVEDMVERLNELVPQSPEFRHSEGNSDAHIKASLVGASATIIISQGQLRLGTWQGIFFCEFDGPRRRRVWAQILKEEGAQ; translated from the coding sequence ATGCATGAGCTGACCCTTCAGACTACCCAACGTACACAGTTCATTGATATCACCCGGGAGATCCAGAACATCGTCACAAAACAGGGGGTCTCCACGGGTCTGTGCTGTGTGTTCGTTCCGCACACCACCGCAGGAGTGACCATCAATGAGCGCTGTGATCCCGATGTGGTTGAGGACATGGTTGAAAGGTTAAATGAACTGGTCCCCCAAAGTCCCGAGTTCCGCCACAGTGAAGGCAATTCCGACGCCCATATCAAGGCGAGTCTAGTGGGAGCGTCGGCAACCATCATCATCTCCCAGGGCCAGTTGCGGTTGGGGACCTGGCAGGGGATATTCTTCTGTGAGTTTGACGGGCCCAGGAGACGCCGGGTTTGGGCGCAGATTCTAAAGGAGGAGGGGGCACAATGA
- a CDS encoding endonuclease III, with protein MTVNGQVRQELVREQSRVQKIVQRLEAAYGRPTLTKDRDGVDELVLTILSQNTNDLNRDRAFARLRERFPSWEAVKEAPVEEIEEAIRPGGLARTKAPRIKKALAAIERERGEISLDWLAQTTTEEAAAFLTSLEGVGPKTAACVLLFAFRRPVFPVDTHIWRLAKRLGLVDEGTDAPSTQRVFEELVSPEDYFPFHLNLIRHGREVCKAQRPRCPACILGDLCKYPRKEHHHA; from the coding sequence ATGACCGTGAATGGGCAGGTAAGGCAGGAATTGGTCCGGGAGCAAAGTAGGGTCCAAAAGATCGTCCAAAGGCTTGAGGCGGCTTACGGTCGACCGACCTTAACTAAGGACAGGGACGGGGTCGATGAACTGGTTTTAACCATCCTGTCGCAAAATACCAACGATCTCAACCGGGATCGGGCCTTTGCCCGCCTCCGGGAGCGTTTCCCCAGCTGGGAGGCGGTGAAGGAGGCACCGGTGGAGGAGATCGAAGAGGCGATTCGGCCTGGGGGACTGGCCCGGACCAAGGCCCCCAGGATCAAGAAGGCCCTGGCTGCCATTGAGCGGGAACGGGGCGAGATCTCCCTGGACTGGTTGGCCCAGACCACCACCGAAGAGGCGGCCGCGTTTCTCACCAGCCTGGAAGGGGTGGGACCCAAAACTGCTGCTTGTGTTTTGCTTTTCGCCTTCAGGCGGCCGGTCTTTCCGGTGGATACCCACATCTGGCGGTTGGCCAAGCGGTTGGGGCTTGTGGACGAGGGGACCGACGCCCCCAGCACCCAACGGGTCTTTGAGGAACTGGTATCGCCGGAGGATTATTTTCCCTTCCATCTGAATCTCATTCGCCATGGCCGGGAAGTCTGTAAGGCCCAAAGGCCCCGCTGCCCCGCGTGCATACTGGGGGATTTGTGTAAGTACCCGAGGAAGGAGCATCACCATGCATGA
- the mtnP gene encoding S-methyl-5'-thioadenosine phosphorylase, giving the protein MIGIIGGTGVYRLPFFDKAQSKVVETPYGEATAVLGQAGERPVAFIPRHGAAHGVPPHRVNYRANIWALKDLGAQAVIGIAAVGSLRVDLTPGTLVIVDQFIDFSKTRPTTFFDDEVVHTDMTEPYCSLIRREAVAAAKRAQMGYRSTGCYVCTEGPRFETAAEVRMFAQLGGDVVGMTNAPEAVLAREIGLCYGVLALVTNLGAGLSKTPLTHQEVAEMMAEQEKTFFGVIEDLIAHLPQPWTCTCGKGCE; this is encoded by the coding sequence ATGATTGGGATTATCGGTGGTACGGGGGTTTATCGGTTACCCTTTTTTGACAAGGCCCAGTCTAAGGTGGTGGAAACACCCTATGGTGAGGCTACGGCGGTGTTGGGACAGGCGGGGGAACGGCCGGTGGCTTTCATTCCAAGGCACGGGGCTGCCCATGGCGTACCGCCCCACCGCGTGAACTACCGGGCAAACATCTGGGCCCTGAAGGACTTAGGGGCGCAGGCGGTGATCGGGATTGCCGCGGTGGGTTCCCTCCGTGTGGACCTCACCCCCGGAACTTTGGTGATTGTGGATCAATTCATTGATTTTAGCAAGACCCGTCCCACCACCTTTTTCGACGACGAAGTGGTCCACACGGACATGACCGAACCTTACTGCTCCCTCATTCGTAGGGAAGCTGTGGCCGCGGCTAAGCGGGCCCAGATGGGGTATCGCAGTACAGGCTGTTATGTCTGTACCGAAGGGCCCCGGTTTGAGACCGCAGCCGAGGTGCGGATGTTCGCCCAGCTAGGGGGCGATGTGGTGGGCATGACCAACGCTCCGGAGGCAGTGTTGGCCCGGGAAATCGGCTTGTGCTATGGGGTGTTGGCCTTGGTGACTAACCTAGGCGCGGGGCTTTCCAAGACTCCCCTGACCCACCAAGAGGTGGCGGAGATGATGGCGGAGCAGGAAAAGACCTTTTTCGGTGTCATTGAAGATTTGATTGCCCATCTGCCGCAGCCGTGGACCTGTACCTGTGGTAAAGGATGTGAGTGA